The stretch of DNA GATAATATACTAtttctctttttcctttttgtaatttatgtttttagttcTTGAGATGTTGAAGAGATATAATTTACTTAgaattttaatttgtaacataatatttttatacattTGTAATGATCTTATTCTATTGTTTCTTACGAAGGTATAAACTATATATCTATTGTTAACATGAAATATAGCCATTGGGAGCTTTAGTAAGTGTGGTaccaaatttaaaatcaatttttataaagTATATTTGTGGTACTGACTTTTTAACAGATGCTTTTTGAGAAATTCATGTTAAATATGATGTGAAGTTTATACGGTTATGACAAGATCTCATTCTATTGTTTTTGATGGTATAGACCAAACATCTATGTCAACAATAAATATTGTCATTGAGAGCTTTAGTATATGTGGTACTAACATACTTTTTGTCAAACTAATCCGTGTAGAGAAGCCACTTTTGGTCTAACTAATGAGGTTGAAAtctatcttaaaaatatttagcCTTATGTAGAGATGGATTTTTAAAAGATAACTTTCTCACACCAACCTTTGCAAtactattttttctatatttcttAACTCTTATTTCTTAATTATGGTTATTTACTCACTCATTGTattcatgtaaaattttaatttacaatAGTTGGACagttacaattttaattaattttcctattaaatttaaaaataactttattataCCAACCTTTGAAGTACTTTTTTTTCTATCCTTAACTGTTGTGTATATAACTATATGATTTCATACAAGGCTACTACATGTTTGTGGTacaaattttggattttgggtCTTTATCATTTCCTCTAAATAACTCTTCGGTGATGCATTTTCAATTATGTGTTGTAGTTTTTCCCTCTCTTTCATGTCTGTCTTATGTCTTGGCTCTTCATTGGTTATTATGGCATGGTAGGAACTAATTAAAGTTActctattatataaaaattgggcaaattataaaataaaattttaatttttaatgtaaatacaactacatttttatataatagCTAACCTTTACGGACATGCAAATGCAATTGTAGAAAGAGAATTTTCATTTCGGTAAAcgaaatatattataatataatgataGGAAAAAATGAAGTAGAAATGAAAGAGACAATGTTTAAGAATAACAAATGATTGTTACCAATTAATTGAGGGAAAAGAAGAGTTAGTGGTGATTACTTATTAGTATAATTGAAAGGATAACTCTGCCCTTATATAttctttatattaatttgacatcattagccatatttattcattttgtgttttttatttttattttatcaaattcataaggaaaaaagaaaaagatattatGAATTGAGGATTATAAATGCTAGAGGTTTAAGATAAAATCCCTTATTTATCTGAagaatattagaacatatatgatttattttcttttttaaaaaatatattcttttattaaaaatgttcttTTGAAGTCTagctcaaatataaaatttgacaaaattgatTTCAAAGCTCTTtaaatatctattttttgtattgtcAAATAAAAACACTATATTTACCTAAAAATACTAATTGAGTTTATAAAGGTCAAAGACAAGTgtctatatttttatataataataataataataaattattattattattattattattaataataataaagagattgaaatataattaagataaagTTATAGAgaattgagagagaaaatgCGAGAAACATAGAGAGGATAGTGGATATAAGTCAATGTcgatccttaaaaatatattagtagactATACTATAGTATGTCTTTATGAcaaagtttttttctttatgataaGTCGATGTGAATTCATGATGTGAACCGTAAGCTGCCAAAATAATATCAAAccgatcaaaattaaaatgaataagatatTCATTTTTAGTGCAGTATCTTTTCGCATGATTAGCAAACTCATAATCTCATCGTTTTGTTTGATCAGCGATATGACAAATTTATTCAAGCAGAATGACAATGAAATGTTTTGGTAATATTGCGACTTTGATATGAAGATTACatctttcattttaatagtgttttgactttaatttgaaatatatttagaggattaaaaatatatttaataaccctATAAAATACTATTTACACTACACATGCATGCAAAGTTGTTTCGAAAGTTCTTTGAATATTTAGTCTAATATAAAAAGtctctttaaagtataaaaaaaattaatacttcaaaataatttacgattaattaacatgtcatcttattcttataaattaaaggTCAAGACAAGTATCAaccattttttcatataaaataataatgagattGAAGTATAATTAAGAAAAAGATAGAGAGATACAAAGAATGATAGATATAGAGAATGTATTAAAATGACCcactatattttcataaaaacaaaaaatacattaaaataaaaattacactaatttgaagatatataaatcaaacccaaaaaaaataagattaataaaacaaatttttaatataatacacTAATCGAATGCACTTCTATTAATTTCTATATACACTTGAATGACACATTGTCTGTgtgtaaaacaatttttatctatctatctatctatctatctatctatctatctatctatctatctatctatctatctatctatctatctatctatattatagattcacttgaatggagaaaaaaaatttaaaatattttaaaagtcacttttataatcgaagaataattcaacacatctaaaaaaattatcattttcaatacaatttattataaaacgcaatttttttttaaaacattctaatcaaacccgtgcaacgcacgggttgaaCACCTAGTATCTctatatattactaatttactacacatattttggataaattaagtgtaatgaaaaagttataaaccagaagtttatactgcacttttatatataatagtgCAATTGAAGtacaaattattgtaaaccagaagtttacaaattatattaaatttattgttggcaataccggttgggtcatcccggatttattatgatgcgaaaaaaaaactataaatatatattgaagggcccgaagttccttcattctaataatttttattggttactaattcccaaaagaaattgataatttgagaatCTGGACCATTTAGACattttgtgacttgaattgatgcatcaactaaattggtcacaTGCATATTTACTCACAACCAGatgtttgtgagattattttctcaaatagttttgctaagatctcattttctaaattcttagaaaatatgtgataagtatcgtatgtcAATTGAAATTACTATGAAACATCCGGTAGTATGTTCATACAAAAAATGGACttaagatccattctttagacgtctaaagttaattacatgactgatacttatgagatcataacttctaatttacattttgggaacattcaaacatgtatattgagatactaattcgcatcaagccaactagttattataaagttctcccctaatttacaatttgaactttgtttataaacatgattcccatataagcatttttggatgtgttgtgtatgtgcaattgctccaatagaatgcatttaaacggttcttaaagaatattgggaaaatgtatttgatatgaatctccaCCTATTATAAATCACCTTGAGCcaaaaaattggagaattatttacagccatgtaggctgattttcaagtgatgaattaattttcccaatattaggggggagaataagcagctgaaaaatatgaaccagaagttcaaatgaatcacttgaaataaattaatgttattatctcacattgatcctcatataaaatagtttgaacaagaagttcaaaagataaatcatttgcaaagtttatgaaatcaactatcagctgctaatgctccgatcaaaatggatgtccctgatggacagtcttatattgcaaatgaattttaaccaccctgAAGCGTGGTAGATCAATCggttccaataaaaaaaaaatcctcaaataagaaaatgagctaaaaagaaagatgacccaagtgaggatatgaaactgtcaaaagagtatttgacataattgagttataagttccagaagaacttctcaactacctgaaatttatgataataaagagatctcgacgaattatgtcatgaatgaaaattatgtcacgaatggaatatgatggaaccgaaaggaagtcaacgttgacgatattttatatataatatggcGCTATTTGTGAAAGgagttaatgaggatcatgaaataaattctattgagaattatagacaatgattgtctaaatgaaaacgcaattgctatgtaattaaagtcactttgcaaagtgaagatttttggaccaacagtccatacacctgaagatgtaaaacatgatgagatacgaattaattttcttgtgaatagaaaatgttgcaatacaaacattaaaagcttgatttttttattcaagcatattggtaaaagtttgctattgattgtgaagagaaatattcacctgaactaaaatcaaaattcttctcttacttgattaagGTTGTTAACACATGGaagattcaatttatttgaaaaatgtgttacACTATGTTTATATGTCACTTGTTAGCGTGGATTATATAAAACTCCGTGAAGAATTTAATTTCCACgagacatacatttcaaactatcgaagagatgacttaatgaaatgaataagtcactttggaaatgaatttgttatatgaTGACATAAACTCTCGAAGAGTTCTTGAAATctattgattaaagaaaagtttgaaatgaaatatatttgatattaacaaatataatttattgtcacTTGATGTGAACAAAGATCATTTCatgtctcaagaaaatgatcacttacttgaattggtcttgaaggaccatattttagttcaattgagAACACTAATGCATTTTGCTAATTATGTATGTGATGGTATCAATAAACTCAAAGATATTAGAGAAGTCAAGtatataatttgtatcttagagatacaacaatatcatccgatTATGTGGAAGTTTTAACACTACATTCAGAAAGTTCAGAGTGTGGTTTTGTTGAAGTTTGTGATtctacacatacaagaaatttgaagaagataataCTGCATCAACAGCTAATTCAGAGAAGATTatattaaagaagaagaatcaagtctttctacaaagtcatcATCAAGTAAAGCTTCTGATCAACTATATTGAAGATTAATTGCTCTTATtcgtctcatatataattgtcttcatgagggggagatataattgtgttctgcactctttttcccttaaccatggttttgtcccattgggttttcctggtaaggtttttaatgaggcagttcaaacacaaaggatgttgtactctttttccttcactagaatttttttcccaccgggttttttctagtaaaggttttaatgaggcatatcctcgatggacatccaagggggagtgttatgaatattattagtggatatcctggcccatgtaattggcccaatatgtttacctatatatagatactatgtaTCACTATATTGGAACCCTAATCCTAATGGTGAATAACAtacactattctttctctcttttctctcttcttcatctATACTATTGTTCttatttacattagtttataacatatttattgattcttttattatgaaattttgattgtaaattttttttgaaaaaaactctcaaaatccattcaaatcatgttaaaaatcttgattgtaaaaaaatctttaaaatctcacaaaataaatatagttcaacaaaatctcataaaatcatcaagatttttttttgccaaaattgtctcataaaatctcaattcaatacacCCGCTAAACTTAAGtcaaaagataaataaagtccAAGTTGAATCCAAAAATTAAACTGAATGCAATCAATGTTTTCGTTAGGCATAAATTGATttaggagggtgtattggattgagattttatgagacaattttggcaaacaAAGTCTTGATagttttatgagattttgttggactatattgattttgtgagattttaaagactttttttacGGACTTTTTTAcgatcaagatttttaacacatgatttgaatggattttgagagatttttttcaaaagactttttacaatcaagatttcataatacttattaggaaacttttgtatatttggaaaattttaaaagaatcaataaattttaataaaagaaattatattttttgggaatgcaaatatttaaacaaaaatataaaaaacccttacttttttttacgtatatgtttttaatcatCAATAAAAAGGTCACTACCACCACCACCGTTGATGGGAAACAGAAGCAGATGAATGTGACGAATTCGTTTGCTGTAAAAAGTTgtaatgaatcaaaagtttgtaaaaaaaatgtagaatttgttaaaatattttttgcaaaaaaaaacatatttgataggtaatgaagaagaaaaaaaaactggtacaatgatgatgaaagtaaaaagtcttggaaagtttgaaaaagtgaacaaaaagaaaagaagaagaaaaccagtGATGATGAACcgagaaaataataaagaagaagaagaaatttgatatagtgatgatgaaagtaagAAGTCTGGAAGAGTTCGAAAAAGTCTGAAGGTTTTTGgcgagattgttgaaaaagtctatcatgtgtattttcaactaaaaagttcTCAAAATTCATTCCAAAGAAGAACCCATCAAAATcagtagacttttgaataccgatagacattttaaaagtagtaacaaatctAAATTGAATACCAACGAATTTTGTTGtcctaaaaaaaatcatgtttgtcttaattgaataccacaaaatttattgaacttttgtaaaagtcttgattgaatacctcaagactTATTTGTcagaaaaaaaacttttaaaatcccataaaatctcaatccaatacaccggTCTTAAATAAAGAATACTGCCTAATTTATcagtaaataataaataaataaataaataaatggctAAGGTcctcttaaataaataatgtaccaaaaaataaaaaacaatgatttGGTAATGACGATAATTGGAAGTGGATGAAAACAGAGTTGCATTAGCATTGCCGGGTTGGTTGTTGCAGTTTTTTTGTTCTTTCCAACAAGCATAGGAGTTTGGCGGTGACAGACAGACAACCATGGCCGACCACTCCGACGACCTCGACCAACTCCTCGACAGTAagctctctctctatctcttcatctctctcctctctctctctatctctctctctctctaactcaTTCTATTCAATATTTTCAGGCGCTTTAGATGATTTCCAAACCCTCAACCTAAATTCATCCCTTCCaaggtctctctctctctctctctctctctctctctcattcacTCTTTTgcaatattttcatttttttttacttctttactCCAATCTCAAACACTCTTTCTTTGTTTATTTATGTGTTGTTATTAGAACCGGGGAACAAACTTCAAAGAAAAATGAGTCTCCTTCTTTACCCTCAGGGGTTCAAGGATTGGGGTTAGGTTTACCTGATTTGAGAACAAAGAAAAAGGGTAAACAAAAGGTTTCCAAAGATGCTCATGTATCTGAAGCTCTCAACAAGCTTAGGGAGCAAACTAAAGAGGCAGTTAAAGGCCTTGAATTCATCACCCCGCCCGGTGCCGGTGTTGCTGATGATTTTGGTAAAGATGGCATGATGGAGGATTGGGTTAAACAGTTTGAAGAACTTGCTGGCTCTCAGGTACTAACTCATTCCATTATCCTCTTCATGTGCTCAATATATGTATATGACTACTCTTGtttagaatttgggttgggttacaaaactggcttgtaCGGTGATGATTGCCCCTTGGCTTGGTGCGTGCGGATATAAATGTTGGGTGGCCTAATAGCCGAAAATCTGATAGCAGGTATAAATGTTGGGTGGCCTAATAGCCGAAAATCTGATAGCAGGTTGCCCAAtagataggctctgataccatcttagaatttgggtcGGACCCtaactcaacccttacaaaatCGGTTTGTAAGGTGAGCATTGCCCCCACTTATAAACATGTCTTCAGTTCATCTttcatccaatgtgggactcttaacacctttgaactatataaatatatagcCTTTATGCTTTtatcttgttattttttttttttttgacaatatctTGTTATTGTTTAATATTACAAAATTGAGATTAGTATCTCATCTCTTGCTTTAGAAATTTATGTTGGTGATTAACTGCATTTGGTGTAATCTTAGTTAACATGCCTCAGATAAACTTTGTTATAATCAATATGAAGCAAAGACTCTCATACGGACAATGTGTCCAAAGCTTGTTTGAGAACTATGGGTGTCTGGAACATGTCCGACACGCTGACATGACATTTTAGAGAAGTGTCTGTGCTAATGTTTACGGTTTATTTTAACCAAATTCAGGGATCTTACTGTATGCAACACCTTCGGTTCTTATATTTCAATCAAATGGACA from Trifolium pratense cultivar HEN17-A07 linkage group LG5, ARS_RC_1.1, whole genome shotgun sequence encodes:
- the LOC123886984 gene encoding peroxisome biogenesis protein 19-1-like isoform X2 → MADHSDDLDQLLDSALDDFQTLNLNSSLPRTGEQTSKKNESPSLPSGVQGLGLGLPDLRTKKKGKQKVSKDAHVSEALNKLREQTKEAVKGLEFITPPGAGVADDFGKDGMMEDWVKQFEELAGSQDIESIMETMMQQLLSKEILAEPMKEIGERYPKWLEEHKASLSKEDYERYSTQYGLIRNLSEVYEKDSGNFTKIFELMQKMQDCGQPPNDIVQELAPDFDLASLGQLSPEMLDASQPNCAIM
- the LOC123886984 gene encoding peroxisome biogenesis protein 19-1-like isoform X1, giving the protein MADHSDDLDQLLDSALDDFQTLNLNSSLPRSLSLSLSLSLSFTLLQYFHFFLLLYSNLKHSFFVYLCVVIRTGEQTSKKNESPSLPSGVQGLGLGLPDLRTKKKGKQKVSKDAHVSEALNKLREQTKEAVKGLEFITPPGAGVADDFGKDGMMEDWVKQFEELAGSQDIESIMETMMQQLLSKEILAEPMKEIGERYPKWLEEHKASLSKEDYERYSTQYGLIRNLSEVYEKDSGNFTKIFELMQKMQDCGQPPNDIVQELAPDFDLASLGQLSPEMLDASQPNCAIM